The sequence tgcaaaaaaaaaaaaaaaaatggaaaaattgaCCAAGTAAAGTGACATTTCTTGTTGGAATGTCCTGGAGCTCAGTCTtagtcatgtttttttcctcctgatcTCGAGCCAAGTCCTTTAATATGAGGTATCCTGTCTATAAAAAGTGTaatctgttatttatttctactatatttttgttttactgtttttttcctaAATATAATACAGCTGCACAGTACATACTGAGGGCCCATCATCTCATAATCAGTCCATGAATGGAGGGAAGCACAAATGTAAGGTGCTAAAATATATAGAGACAAAAGTTTTTTGACAGACTGCAGTGCAGCACTTCAGCAGACATGTCAACAACATCAATGGTCTCTGTTCCTCAATGAAAGTGAGATTTTTATTGTCTGTGTACAGTTGGAAAATTTTCAAACTGGAATCTAATGTCAAggtcacacacagaggacatgAATTCGGCCTGCGATGACATCACCGCGGTCATGCCAAGGCCGGATTTGTCACGCAAGGCATTTTTATCTGACCAGGGAATTTTACAGGGAATATTACAGTAGGTGTGACGTACaaccaaaaatatttagttagttttatttttagttttgtttatttccactAGAACCGCAAAGATTTGGTCTTATAGTAAATggaatattttgttgttttcacctTGGGCTCTAGGATATTGTGATGGGCACTTTCACTGACCAAAttaagtgttttctttttcaacacCAGTATCTGATTTTGGTGACAATATGAAGACAGCAATTGGAGTGTGCACTTTCGGTTTTGGTGTGTTTGTCATCTATTCTTAAACCGGGACTTTTAGTTTCTAATATTTCATCAAAACAATGGAGAAAAACTTATAAATCAGCCTCTTTCAACACATGTTCCAGTAACAATGTTGAGATGGTAACCAAGTTAAACTTCAGAAGTTAGataactgtatttttacaggAGGATGCAGCAACTGGAAACATTTACTCAAACCCAGTCCAATACTGgtacacagacaaaacaaattcattaGTCTTGAGTCAACAGTTGTGTTTTTAGCAATGTGGTGACAtttaaacaaatgcaacaaTCTTGACTGCCCCCCGCCCCCAAACTCCAGCTGTGTTAATTGCAGAGCAACTGCCTGCTCCTTGTTTGGTCTCTATGTTAAATGGCCCTTTCACGCATTGTTTTTAGTGTACCATCATCTTGACTAATCATCCCCTCGTTATGCATTCAGCCCATTCTCTCTAAACTCATGTTTCAAGCACCAGCAAGCTTGCATAACAAATCCCTTATGTCAGCGTCCCATCCACCCCCAcctccttcttcttccctcttttAATGTGCTCAACAACAGTCAGAAGAGGGAATGAAGAGCGTCCGGCTCTAACACATGGCCGCATACCATCGCTCACCACCATCAACACTCCTGACGCATCTGTGAATTAAGCGGCGGAGGACAAAAGGGATCAACTGCATAGAGTGAACGGAGAGAGTGACCACCATGACCTCATGGGTCAGCTGGGAACCAAGAATGAAAAGACTCCAAGCAACCCCcgcccaacacacacacacacccagctaGCCCTCGGACAACTGAAAGCCGCCATGGGAATATGGAAGcgtggaagaggaggaatcagCATTCGTCTGCAGGAGCTGAAAGAAAGTGGTTGTGTTTGGAATTTTGGGTCATGCCTTTCTCTGCACATTCCTCACTATTTTCCCAACAATAAACTGTGTCAGAGCTGATACAACAGCCTCCATTCTGGACACCTCGCAACATAAAAAAGCCTTAAACCATCCAAAACCACACGCTAACCTCTAAAACTCGGGTGATAACATTCCTGAACGGAAGAAGAGTTGTGGAACTATAAAGGCTTGCTATATTTAACAGTATCACATGGAATAAGACACATCTCCACTGGGGGAAATTACAAACAGATTGTGTGTACACTCGAGGTCTGGGCGCTAATTTAAGTTTGGCAGCTACAATTCCCACAAACAGTTGTGGCTTGTGGAACAAAATAGCTTTTCTTGCAAGTTCTGCACAAAATAACGAGCGTATAATCTGAAATATgccacacattttatttttaggaACCGTGATtttggcagaaaaaaataaaacaggatcaATCTGAGTTATCTAAAGCAGATATCAAACTTGTCTCTTATAAAATGTTGCGTTGCACAATCACAGTCATGACGGGTCATTTATTCAGCTGTCAAACTAAGTTGGTGCATgcagtaaaaactgaaaaatcctTCATTCTGTACATAAAGCAGACTcgttaaaataaataaataacttaaagaacaaaacaaaagaaaacaaaagttatgtaCAGCTTGGAAACACTGGAGGCTACAGAACGTGGCCAAATGTTCATTGGTCTACCCATTTAAACATGGAGAGGTGCAACTACAGAGCCATCACACTTTGGTCTCGATCTCTTCACTCTTTGGGGCTGCTTGCACTCTTTGGAAGTTTAGTTTGAAAGTCGCTGGAGATTTAAGTCTTTGGGTCTGATGAACAGCTCTGTCTGCTGCTCACAgtttgctctcctcctcctccagcggCCGGTTTAAACCCGGGATGAATTTGAGGAGGCGCCTGCGGAAGCTTTTCTGTTTGGGCTTCCTCTGCAGCGAGTTGAATCCTCCCTGCTTCTCCCCCGAGGtggacgacgacgacgacgaagACCCCTTCATGTAGCTGCGTGTGCTGGCGCTGCGGGTCAGCTGCGTCTTGGCCGTAGTGAAGAACTCGCTGGCCGGTCGGAGACGCTGCAGCCTCTGCGGCGGCTGcagcttttctttctgtttgtctgcgCTGGTGTTGTCCGAGTCCGCGCTGCCGTCCGCCTGGTACAGGCAGGTCTGGTAGAGAGGGTCGTCTTCGGTGGCTGTGCTGAGAAAGCTGgcgctgctgctggtgctgccgGTGCAGCGGAGGGCTCTCTGAGCGGCGGGGCTGGGAACGCCGAGGCTGCCGTAAATGCCTGCTGACTCCAGGGACTCGTACACTGCAGCATCACTCATTACTATACCTACAAGACAAGAAAGGCAGTGAGGATAGGAATCTTACTACAGCATATTCCTGGACACACAAGATGCATGAAACTAGGACTgagtacatttttgtttttataatgtttgttgtaaatcctaaatgtgaaaaaaaacacacaaaacaatctaTTCATAGACAGACTGAACTGACAAGACAGGTGACCTACCATGAACGAGCCTCTGCTCCTGCACCATCAACGACCGGTATTCATCCCATTTCTCATGAAGAGTTTGCtataaaagaagacaaaagaagatattttaaattcttgtgACAAGAAAAACCCAAGACATACACGCTTTGAAAACAACTCACGAAAAGGGACTTTAACTCTCACGTAACTTGTTAAACCAAATTACTTCAAGGGAACTCAGGGGGAATATTCTAAAAACACAGTGATGtgggaaacagaaaaacaaataacaggATTAACAGGCAAAAACAGGAAGAGGGATTTTCCCTAACATTTCTAACTGACATGAAACATATGACTGTATCAGTGTTTGTCATGGGGATTTAGGTAGTGCTTTTCCAGTACTTCCAACAAATGAGTTAGCATGTATATCATAATAATAGAAAGAtctatcaacatttttaaatgcagagtGTTCAGCATGCAGGTTATGCGcttaatctttaaaatgttgGATTAGTATCTCAGAAAGCCGGCTGTGCTGCAGGCAGCTCTCAGACACTCGTGGATTAGAGCCGGACAGCTGCTGTAATCTTGGGGAAAAGCTCGCTCTCTTGAGCCACTTCACAGGCAGCTTTTTAAAACAGCCACTAGTCAAGAATGTCTGCAGCCAGCAGCGAGCATGCTGGAGAAACCGCCGATGCAACAGGTGGTGCTATCGGGGAGACAGgtgtggagggagggggtggtggtgtCTATATCTAGCATGtaacataatgtgtgtgtgtgtgtgtgtgtgtgtgtgtgtgtgtgtgtgtgtgtgtgtgtgtgagaagctGCCGGACACACAATCAGGCCGACTCACTGCTGACAAACAGTCATTGTAGGataaaaaagcagcagcagcagcaacactaaaaagaaaaaaaactcacctTCAGATACTGCAGCCGGGCGTCCAGCTCCGCTTTTCGGATGGAGTCGCTGTAAATCGTCTCCAGCCTTTAAGTGAAAAACCAGATGGCATCAAAATTAACAGGCGTTACAGGAAGTACTTCTAAAAACTACAAGACCAgaaaacagtgatttaaaaaaaaaaagctcaaccATATGAAAGGCTCTTTTCATAAGACGGTGGCGGGAATTAGTCTGGTGTCATGGTGTCAACAGTTTATAAGAGGGAGGGTGGGATCAGGAACAAATACAGTTTCCACTCAAGACACTTCAGAGTTGCAAATCCTTTGAATCATATGAGCGagcgggggtgggggggcggCCGACGTATGGAGTTTATATGGACTTGACTTGTAAGTATAATTTGATGATGTCAGTCTATAAAATCTGGCACTCTGATGCGgtttacctctttttttttttttgcttcggCACTCAGAGCTGACAGACGGGGCCTCACTAATTGTCCTTTTAATCTTTTACAAGCAGAGAAGGAGGGTGAGGAAGAGAGTGTGGTTCAAATTAAACACCCACTCAGCAAAATGCCAGATATCAAACCCTGACAGTGGTGTGCAACACACTCCAGCTATGAGTTAACTGAATAAAATGGAGTATAATAGatcttattttgtttaaatccTTTGATTATTTCTCCTCCTCTAATCTATGAAATGTTAGAAATCAATATCCTGGAGCTTAAGGTGACtaaaaattgcttgttttgtccaactaacagACAAAACCCCCAAATATATGCTACTGATAGTGATATAagatttaaaaagcagcagatcTTAACATCTGAAAAGCTGGAATCAgcatttttatagttttttttttcgctAGGTTAATaagttaaagtccccctccactctaaaatatgtttttcctcttgttccttcagttgaatgtttgagcttcactgtgcagaatgaagtatgtgcagagtttgacactagaaggctgttttcacattcatctgctgaaagtggaaagtttctctgtgctcattaaatatctgatttttaaggggcgggcctacgagcaggatttgtgacatcacaactagttgaATGGactgagaacagactttacagtgaaggaggaattAAACTTGTGAAATGAACAGTATTTGCGTGTTCGTAGATTCTGGACTTTTTGATGagtgagaaggagaagaggTAATGTTAAGGATGTTAAAGTAATAATTATACTTTGTTTGTGAAAGTCATATCAGGCACAAAACTTTTTATGTCATgcatattgtaaaaaaaaatcccccttgCATGTAATGGACAAACTTGTAACTGTTACTTGTACTGACATAACAACCTGTCGAGTTACTGTTGTGCAAATGACTTTGCAgatttcagacaaaaaaaaaaaggaacatagACTTCATATTTTGAATGTGACTGACGTGTTTGCTCAGTGAGAataacttctttttcttttgtcagatTTGCTCCTCTTGTAATTTACGTCATGTTGTCCTTGACTAATTCTTACTAACCTGAGTTATGAGCCTTGTTAGCAAGACAAGAGTTCTTGTAGCCACATGAATCCAAACTTTGTAACTTTCACTGAGTTTAAAGActaattgattataaaaaaaattgcaaatttTCTATCAAATCCACAAACTGCTTCAGTGCTGGaataaatttaatatatttactaATGAACTTAAAACCAGAGAAACACTTAAAACAGTGTTTTGATTGTAAtacaacagctgctgctgctgtttttctctaAATCTGTATACCTGAGTGTGTTGCCGCAGGCCCTGATGAGCTGAACAATCTCCTTGTGCCGAAATCCCTCCACTGTGGCCTCGTTCACACTTGCGATGGTgtcccctacacacacacacacacaaaaacaaaaaaaccaatgTGTGTTAACCAGCAGCCGCCAGGATGCTGTGGCTTCAATTAACTGAAGCTTGTTTGATTCCAAAATGAATCTTTGACACATGTGCAACACAAATGTGGAAGGCCGTGCATGTGCAGTCGTGGCATACGGCTCGTCGCTGAGCTGAGGTCACCTCATGCGAAAAGAAACTGTTTATTTCAACGTGTCAAAGCCATAAATTTAGACTTATCTACGAAAGTCACACCGTTCTACTTCTAGATGTGGTGTGTGGTGTGAACTCTCATGCGTGACAGTGGCCTTTGTGAGgcttcacacaaaaaaagcctATTTTCCTCTTTCAAAAACCACCGCCTGATCTGCTTTATGCGATGAAGTCACTGTGTTCGAAGCAAGACTCAGGGAACAATAGGCCAGGCATGACAGGAATGTAGGAAGCGAAACTGAAGTGACATACGCCGAGTGGATGAAGGAAGGAGTGGGTTTGACACATTAACGTAGCGCTGAGAGCAGCCAGCTTGTGACTGAGCGGTCACGAGTTAGAAAAACCAGGAAGAATTTATAGAAGCAAAATGAAGCGCTGCAGTGCTCTTTAGCATGACACTCAGCAcagagcttcttcttcttcttcttcttcttcttcttcttcttcttcttcttctcctacttcttcttcttcttctcgtcttactttaaaaaacattttcttacaaATGTTTTCTCATTCAGAATCACTTTCACTGATCCTCTCCGGATAAACATGCTGGTTTATCGACGGGAGCTGCTTctctctagagctgcaacgatttgtcgattaatcaacagaaaaagaatcgtcaactattttgataatcgattaatcatttcagttgtttttaaggcaaaaatgtcaaacactcCTCAGTTCCAGCTGGTAgtttgtgaggatttgttgcgTTTTCTTGGTCTTATATCAGTAAATTGagcatctttgggttttggactgttggtcgatCAAAACAGTCAATCTGAAGATGTCAACTTTAGGAAAACTGTTTGTAGAA is a genomic window of Thunnus maccoyii chromosome 4, fThuMac1.1, whole genome shotgun sequence containing:
- the tamalin gene encoding general receptor for phosphoinositides 1-associated scaffold protein, which translates into the protein MTFRRLKKVNSSGPDSGATSQDNDIYFPSSKSDSCKTADLPRNSSEVYNYKTLAYSGGTLPRNFKKGGGGSQKWKPQTESPEPQRKLVVLEKKDEETFGFEIQTYGLHHQDQNSVEMCTFVCKVHDDSAAQQAGLKVGDTIASVNEATVEGFRHKEIVQLIRACGNTLRLETIYSDSIRKAELDARLQYLKQTLHEKWDEYRSLMVQEQRLVHGIVMSDAAVYESLESAGIYGSLGVPSPAAQRALRCTGSTSSSASFLSTATEDDPLYQTCLYQADGSADSDNTSADKQKEKLQPPQRLQRLRPASEFFTTAKTQLTRSASTRSYMKGSSSSSSSTSGEKQGGFNSLQRKPKQKSFRRRLLKFIPGLNRPLEEEESKL